In Carettochelys insculpta isolate YL-2023 chromosome 11, ASM3395843v1, whole genome shotgun sequence, a genomic segment contains:
- the KCTD6 gene encoding BTB/POZ domain-containing protein KCTD6, with protein sequence MDNGDWGYMMTDPVTLNVGGHLYTTSLTTLTRYPDSMLGAMFGGDFPTARDSQGNYFIDRDGPLFRYVLNFLRTSELTLPLDFKEFDLLRKEADFYQIEPLIQCLNDPKPLYPVDTFEEVVELSSTRKLSKYSNPVAVIITQLTITTKVHSLLEGISNHFTKWNKHMMDTRDCQVSFTFGPCDYHQEVSLRVHLMEYITKQGFAIRNTRVHHMSERANENTVEHNWTFCRLARKTDD encoded by the exons ATGGATAATGGAGACTGGGGATATATG atGACTGATCCAGTCACACTAAATGTGGGTGGACACTTGTATACAACATCCCTCACCACTCTAACAAGATATCCCGATTCAATGCTTGGGGCCATGtttgggggagacttccccactgccagggactcTCAGGGCAATTACTTCATTGACCGAGATGGACCACTCTTCCGGTATGTTCTTAACTTTTTAAGGACTTCAGAGTTGACTTTGCCACTGGACTTCAAGGAATTTGATTTGCTTCGAAAAGAAGCAGATTTTTATCAAATTGAACCTCTAATCCAATGTCTTAATGACCCCAAACCTTTGTATCCTGTGGATACTTTTGAGGAAGTAGTAGAGTTGTCCAGCACACGGAAACTTTCCAAATATTCCAATCCAGTGGCAGTAATTATAACACAGTTGACCATCACAACTAAGGTCCATTCATTACTGGAAGGCATTTCAAATCATTTTACTAAGTGGAATAAGCACATGATGGACACAAGAGATTGCCAGGTTTCCTTTACTTTTGGGCCATGTGACTACCACCAGGAAGTTTCCCTCAGAGTCCATTTGATGGAATACATTACAAAACAAGGTTTCGCTATCAGAAATACAAGAGTTCATCATATGAGTGAGCGGGCCAATGAAAACACAGTGGAGCACAACTGGACTTTCTGCAGACTGGCACGGAAAACGGATGACTGA